A region of Miscanthus floridulus cultivar M001 unplaced genomic scaffold, ASM1932011v1 os_2694_3_4, whole genome shotgun sequence DNA encodes the following proteins:
- the LOC136535329 gene encoding putative F-box/LRR-repeat protein At3g58880, with product MRSLFTNRKQIRPNILSHCDTAALSQSRHQQQPPPGPEPVRGHDGGGGGCEAVAAGVDVDVDLLSSLHDDVLGSIITLLPTKDGARTQILSRRWRPLWRSASAPLNFEATVAATSAAVDPRPTPPRPSAAVVGALQAHPDPARRVSLTWLGQFHDFPMVDGLMSHRRRSPCLDGLRQFELYYKPVNVPGGRRHPPPMASLLRFARTLRVLTICSAACCYSYNPYRLVFPAETETDAAGRALEFPNLEQLTLKHVSFSDAALHAVLSACPALQSLVLHKNEGYGRLVIRSPTLRSLGVSDGAEVVVEDAPMLERLIPRELWHWDICLTKSLNLRWEPRFSIAVPGHISYALGSLAFRSIKCLCYTLLYAMLLACCTHKISLNFYLFVSGNGTRCWRI from the exons ATGCGGTCCCTGTTCACCAACAGAAAACAAATCAGGCCCAATATTCTCTCTCACTGTGATACTGCTGCTCTCAG CCAGTCCCGCCACCAGCAACAACCGCCGCCCGGTCCCGAACCCGTCAGAGGacatgacggcggcggcggtggttgcGAGGCAGTAGCAGCAGGCGTGGACGTCGACGTGGATCTGCTGAGCTCCCTCCACGACGACGTCCTGGGCAGCATCATCACGCTGCTGCCCACCAAGGACGGCGCGCGCACGCAGATCCTGTCCCGGCGGTGGCGCCCGCTGTGGCGCTCGGCGTCGGCGCCTCTCAACTTCGAGGCCACGGTCGCCGCCACATCCGCAGCAGTGGACCCTCGGCCCACGCCGCCGCGTCCGTccgccgccgtcgtcggcgcGCTGCAGGCGCACCCGGACCCCGCCCGCCGCGTCTCGCTCACCTGGCTCGGCCAGTTCCACGACTTTCCGATGGTCGACGGCCTGATGTCCCACCGCCGCCGGTCCCCCTGCCTCGACGGCCTCCGGCAGTTCGAGCTCTACTACAAGCCCGTCAACGTCCCGGGTGGCCGCCGCCACCCGCCGCCGATGGCGTCCCTGCTCCGCTTCGCGCGCACCCTGCGCGTGCTCACCATATGCTCCGCTGCCTGCTGTTACAGTTACAACCCGTACAGGCTCGTCTTCCCAGCGGAGACGGAGACGGACGCCGCCGGCCGCGCGCTCGAGTTCCCCAACCTCGAGCAGCTTACCCTGAAGCACGTCAGCTTCTCCGACGCCGCCCTCCATGCTGTTCTGTCCGCGTGCCCTGCGCTCCAGAGCTTGGTGCTGCACAAGAACGAAGGCTACGGTCGCCTCGTGATCAGGTCCCCGACGCTACGGAGCCTTGGCGTGTCAGATGGTGCTGAAGTCGTCGTCGAGGACGCTCCGATGCTGGAAAGGCTCATCCCCCGTGAACTATGGCACTGGGATATCTGTCTGACAAAATCTCTGAATTTGAGATGGGAACCACGGTTCTCAATAGCTGTACCCGGCCACATATCTTATGCCCTAGGCAGCCTTGCATTTCGATCCATCAAGTGTTTGTGTTATACTCTCCTATATGCTATGCTGTTGGCCTGCTGCACCCACAAAATTTCTCTGAATTTTTACTTGTTTGTTTCAGGGAATGGTACCCGCTGCTGGCGCATCTAG
- the LOC136535330 gene encoding indolin-2-one monooxygenase-like: MIRTVKILALDSPRDLDVVIDLLKCFPCVEKLYMELHHYGDSVNVKGKLKNARRNNVPLECLDTHLKVLELRNYRGRRSEELDQDFFRCEEGYEAKVDAVADKAAKKLVKDMHYEACIQAVIQYHAKFLRERIPKRVARTMSITSEQYLKSVAHGGEPCSQFVAYALAHKGKVTSDVAYNPEDPPSAYSNESVHSRLDGYTSMARVVHGLDDAGRHGDGRGGVTGAGAVSARAVPPRRRGEDVDLTGSREIKMMPFGARRRMCPGVDVSLLHLEWFVANMVREFEWKEVPGQLVDFAEKLVLTMVMA, translated from the exons ATGATCCGCACTGTGAAGATTTTAGCCCTCGACAGTCCCCGTGATCTGGATGTTGTTATTGACTTGTTGAAATGCTTTCCGTGCGTGGAGAAGCTGTACATG GAACTCCATCATTATGGTGATTCGGTTAATGTAAAGGGGAAGCTCAAGAATGCGCGTCGCAATAATGTTCCGCTTGAATGCCTTGACACACATCTGAAGGTGTTGGAGCTGAGAAATTACCGGGGCAGGAGGTCGGAAGAGCTTGATCAG gatttctttagatgcgaggagggatacgaGGCCAAGGTGGATGCTGTGGCTGACAAAGCCGCCAAGAAActcgtcaaggacatgcactatgaGGCGTGCATCCAGGCCGTGATCCAATACCACGCGAAATTTCTTAGAGAGAGGATCCCTAAAAGGGTGGCAAGAACCATGAGCATCACCTCGGAacaatacctgaag tcggtggcacatggtggcgagccttgctcccagttcgtggcatatgctttggcccacaaggggaaGGTGACGTCCGACGTcgcctacaacccggaggacccgccctcgGCATACAGCAACGAGTCCGTCCACAGCcgcctcgatggatacacatcgatggcaagggtggtccatggcctaga TGACGCTGGGCGACATGGCGATGGACGAGGCGGTGTGACCGGAGCCGGCGCGGTTTCAGCCAGAGCGGTTCCTCCCCGGCGGCGAGGGGAGGACGTGGACCTCACCGGCAGCAGGGAGATCAAGATGATGCCGTTCGGCGCCAGGCGACGGATGTGCCCCGGTGTCGATGTGTCGCTGTTGCACCTCGAGTGGTTCGTGGCCAATATGGTGAGGGAGTTCGAGTGGAAGGAGGTGCCCGGCCAGCTGGTGGACTTCGCTGAGAAGCTGGTGCTGACCATGGTGATGGCATGA
- the LOC136535331 gene encoding cytochrome P450 89A2-like has translation MESRDATFFENEFPMKIGASRMSSHDSIPELHESNIHADDNTYELEQNPEKDDNTVTRRSKRQRVAKSFGEDFIIYLVDDTPTTISEAYSSPDSDMWKEAVQSEMNSIMSNGTWEVVDRPFGCKPVGCKWVFKKKLRPDGTIEKYKARLVAKGYTQKEGNTAFIFNMFCLDDYASTSFLIMANLVAQPEIQARLRAEIHQVTATGGSAGVQEQDLPRIPYLRAVVLEGLRRHPPGHFAIPHAATGIDDDGGGLSLEGFHVPRRASLNFPLVALGLDEAVWPDPLQFRPERFLPGGEGADVDLTGAKEVKMIPFGAGRRICPGMALALLHLEFFVASLVAEFEWLQVPGEPVEFAEKQELSVVMRRPLRATVVR, from the exons atggagtctagagatgccacattctttgagaatgaatttccaatgaaaataGGTGCATCTAGAATGTCTAGTCATGATTCTATTCCTGAACTTCATGAATCAAATATACACGCTGATGATAACACCTATGAGCTTGAGCAAAATCCTGAGAAGGATGATAatactgtcactcgaaggagtaagaggcaaagagttgcaaaatcctttggagaagactttattatatatctcgtggatgacactcccacaacCATTTCTGAGGCATACTCTTCTCCTGATTCTGACATGTGGAAGGAGGCAGTGCAAAGTGAGATGAACTCTATTATGTCCAATGGGACGTGGGAAGTGGTTGATCGTCCATTTGGTTGCAAACCTGTGGGCTGTAAATGGGTGTTTAAAAAGAAGctgaggcctgatggtacaattgagaagtacaaagctaggcttgttgctaagggttatacacagaaggaag gcaatactgctttcatattcaaCATGTTCTgtttggatgattatgctagtactaGTTTTCTA ATCATGGCCAACCTCGTGGCGCAGCCGGAGATCCAAGCGAGGCTCCGTGCCGAGATCCACCAGGTCACGGCCACCGGCGGCAGCGCGGGCGTCCAGGAGCAGGACCTGCCGCGGATTCCGTACCTTCGCGCCGTCGTGCTCGAGGGGCTCCGGCGCCACCCGCCGGGCCACTTCGCGATCCCGCACGCCGCGACGGGcatcgacgacgacggcggcgggctGTCGCTCGAAGGCTTCCACGTTCCGAGGCGCGCGTCCCTCAACTTCCCGCTCGTCGCGTTGGGGCTCGACGAGGCGGTGTGGCCGGACCCGCTGCAGTTCCGTCCGGAACGGTTCCTGCCCGGCGGCGAGGGCGCGGACGTCGACCTCACCGGCGCGAAGGAGGTCAAGATGATACCGTTCGGCGCCGGGCGGCGGATCTGCCCCGGGATGGCGCTCGCGCTGCTGCACCTCGAGTTCTTCGTGGCCAGCCTCGTCGCCGAGTTCGAGTGGCTCCAGGTGCCCGGTGAGCCGGTGGAGTTCGCCGAGAAGCAGGAGCTGTCCGTCGTGATGCGCCGCCCGCTCCGTGCCACCGTCGTCCGGTGA
- the LOC136535332 gene encoding cytochrome P450 89A2-like has protein sequence MEDLLYYSLAIAVCIAIIHLLSSLRPSTTTVTPRPPALPPGPSLLSLITPLLFLGRTNFGIERVLSAARSRYGPVFTLYLMPSRPAIFVADHAVAHRALVQRGAAFADRPPASLPFRIFSSGQCNITSGAYGPLWRALRHNLTSKVFHPSRLGRFAAARRKALQGLVAGVVARQMRGDGVVVVEALLHRAMFHILVTMCFGERLATDAVVAAVEALQREFLTSVLGFQVLDVCPALTRLLFRRRWKQMMSLRRRQEELFAPLIRACRAQRDAGDGVDDTTTYVDTLLGLQIPEDGGVRNLTEGEMVSLCAEFVAVGTDNTATEAQWIIGDTTTRW, from the exons ATGGAAGACTTGCTCTACTACTCCCTCGCCATAGCCGTCTGCATCGCAATCATCcacctcctctcctccctccgtCCGTCCACCACCACCGTAACGCCGCGGCCGCCGGCGCTGCCGCCGGGCCCATCGCTGCTATCGCTGATCACCCCGCTGCTCTTCCTCGGCCGGACCAACTTCGGCATCGAGCGGGTCCTCTCCGCCGCGCGGTCCCGGTACGGCCCGGTCTTCACGCTCTACCTGATGCCGTCCCGcccggccatcttcgtcgccgacCACGCCGTGGCGCACCGCGCGCTGGTGCAGCGCGGCGCCGCCTTCGCCGACAGGCCCCCCGCCAGCCTCCCCTTCCGGATCTTCTCCAGCGGCCAGTGCAACATCACGTCCGGCGCCTACGGCCCGCTCTGGCGCGCGCTCCGACACAACCTCACCAGCAAGGTGTTCCACCCGTCGCGCCTGGGCCGgttcgccgccgcccgccgcaaAGCGCTCCAGGGGCTCGTCGCCGGCGTCGTGGCGCGGCAGATGCGGGGAGACGGGGTGGTCGTCGTCGAGGCGCTCCTGCACCGGGCCATGTTCCACATCCTCGTCACCATGTGCTTCGGCGAGCGCCTTGCGACCGACGCCGTCGTCGCGGCCGTCGAGGCGCTGCAGCGGGAGTTCCTCACGTCGGTGCTCGGCTTCCAGGTGCTCGACGTGTGCCCCGCGCTCACCAGGCTCCTGTTCCGGCGCCGGTGGAAGCAGATGATGTCCCTCCGGCGCCGGCAGGAGGAGCTGTTCGCGCCTCTCATACGGGCGTGTCGCGCGCAACGGGACGCCGGCGACGGCGTGGACGACACGACGACGTACGTGGACACGCTCCTCGGCCTCCAAATCCCCGAAGACGGCGGCGTCAGGAACCTCACGGAGGGCGAGATGGTGAGCCTGTGCGCCGAGTTCGTGGCCGTGGGCACCGACAACACGGCCACCGAGGCGCAGTGGATcat tGGTGacacgactactcgctggtga